Proteins encoded within one genomic window of Raineyella fluvialis:
- a CDS encoding alcohol dehydrogenase catalytic domain-containing protein, whose translation MTDGRGSSLLRSVHGFHVCERTRHPGPISAHPLHWRETSLLAPGPGQLLLEVVACGVCRSNLHMIEGDWAADGVPAINPIIPGHEVTGRVAALGEGVTGFALGDPVGVQPLWWTCEECEYCTSGREYLCHQRVITGEHVHGGYGQYMVATAAHTYPIPAGLDLIDAAPLFCPGITAFGVVDKLDVGPGDTVAVFGLGGVGHMAVQFALLTGADVVAVGRTKEHLVVARELGATRTVDSTDPAALEQIADSADAVLTFADSDAVTAQALRTLKWGGTLVTAVPLNLPSFPFNQGQVIKASILGNREQMRTVLQLAAEGKVRTVTERFAMSEAATALELLAQGKLRSRAVLHN comes from the coding sequence GTGACAGACGGCCGGGGGTCAAGCCTTCTACGGTCGGTACATGGCTTCCATGTTTGCGAACGAACTCGACACCCCGGCCCCATCTCCGCACACCCGCTGCACTGGCGTGAGACCTCCCTCCTGGCACCGGGACCCGGCCAGCTGCTGCTGGAAGTCGTCGCCTGTGGTGTCTGCCGCTCCAACCTGCACATGATCGAAGGTGACTGGGCTGCGGACGGCGTCCCCGCCATCAACCCGATCATCCCCGGCCACGAAGTCACCGGTCGGGTGGCCGCCCTGGGCGAGGGTGTGACCGGCTTCGCCCTCGGCGACCCCGTCGGCGTCCAGCCGCTGTGGTGGACCTGCGAGGAGTGCGAATACTGCACCAGCGGGCGCGAGTACCTCTGTCACCAGCGGGTGATCACCGGCGAGCACGTCCATGGCGGCTACGGCCAATACATGGTCGCCACCGCCGCCCACACGTATCCCATCCCGGCGGGCCTTGACCTCATCGATGCCGCGCCGCTGTTCTGCCCGGGGATCACCGCGTTCGGCGTCGTCGACAAGCTCGATGTCGGCCCTGGAGACACCGTCGCCGTCTTCGGGCTCGGGGGCGTGGGCCACATGGCGGTCCAGTTCGCCCTGCTCACGGGTGCCGATGTGGTGGCCGTCGGCCGCACCAAGGAGCACCTCGTGGTTGCTCGTGAGCTCGGCGCGACCCGTACGGTCGATTCCACCGACCCCGCAGCGCTTGAGCAGATCGCCGACTCCGCTGACGCCGTCCTGACCTTCGCCGACTCCGACGCCGTCACTGCTCAGGCCCTGCGCACGCTGAAGTGGGGTGGGACGCTGGTCACGGCCGTCCCGCTGAACCTCCCGTCTTTCCCTTTCAACCAGGGCCAGGTCATCAAGGCCTCCATCCTGGGCAACCGCGAGCAGATGCGCACGGTCCTGCAGCTCGCGGCCGAAGGCAAGGTCCGGACGGTGACCGAGCGCTTCGCCATGAGCGAGGCCGCCACGGCCCTGGAGCTCCTCGCCCAGGGGAAGCTCCGGTCCCGCGCGGTGCTGCACAACTAG
- a CDS encoding Bax inhibitor-1/YccA family protein translates to MRSKNPVLNRSAAFNPQAGYQAGRVPQYQGQGFDPYSAPQPVDRMTMDDVVTKTALTLGVVVLAAAFSWFLVPPALVGVAWIGSAIAALVVSFLVVGRRGVRPGMVIAYAALEGIFIGIFSSFLERLFPGIVVQAVIATFVVAGMVLVSYKMFNLNRFASRISRGLMIATGALAVVYLLNFVLSMFGVHTGIIGYGPQAGGLAFIVTAVAIVLATMNLLVDFAAIEDGVRMGAPAEQSWVAAFGLTVTMVWLYTELLRLLSYFRQN, encoded by the coding sequence ATGCGTTCCAAGAATCCCGTGCTCAACCGCTCGGCCGCGTTCAACCCGCAGGCCGGATACCAGGCCGGTCGTGTTCCGCAGTACCAGGGGCAGGGCTTCGACCCGTACTCCGCCCCGCAGCCCGTCGACCGGATGACGATGGACGACGTGGTCACCAAGACCGCGCTCACCCTCGGCGTCGTCGTCCTCGCCGCCGCCTTCTCGTGGTTCCTGGTGCCGCCGGCTCTGGTCGGCGTGGCCTGGATCGGCTCGGCGATCGCCGCGCTGGTCGTCTCGTTCCTGGTCGTCGGCCGCCGGGGCGTCCGCCCCGGGATGGTCATCGCGTACGCCGCCCTCGAGGGCATCTTCATCGGGATCTTCTCCAGCTTCCTGGAGCGGCTGTTCCCCGGCATCGTGGTCCAGGCGGTGATCGCCACCTTCGTGGTCGCCGGGATGGTCCTGGTCAGCTACAAGATGTTCAACCTGAACCGCTTCGCCAGCCGGATCTCCCGCGGCCTGATGATCGCCACCGGCGCTCTGGCGGTCGTCTACCTGCTCAACTTCGTGCTCTCGATGTTCGGCGTCCACACGGGCATCATCGGGTACGGCCCGCAGGCCGGTGGCCTGGCCTTCATCGTCACCGCGGTGGCGATCGTGCTGGCCACGATGAACCTGCTCGTCGACTTCGCCGCCATCGAGGACGGTGTCCGCATGGGCGCTCCCGCGGAGCAGTCGTGGGTCGCGGCCTTCGGCCTGACCGTCACCATGGTGTGGCTCTACACCGAGCTGCTCCGCCTGCTGTCGTACTTCCGCCAGAACTGA
- a CDS encoding GNAT family N-acetyltransferase: MHLRWAGPEDTALLEEALLDTVAPEPGPPTMRTDGLRTDPTLARYLVDFSSPGHQGQQAPDPDGRIPHHRRPFGVVGELEGRPVGLAWTVFFTAEAPGPGFVSVEAPELRVWVRQEFRGRGFGRTLAESLILAARSRGLPGLSAWVDAFDPAIGLYFDLGFRTVGAGGHSETMLLTLR, encoded by the coding sequence ATGCACCTGCGCTGGGCCGGACCCGAGGACACCGCACTCCTCGAGGAGGCTCTCCTCGACACCGTGGCACCGGAACCCGGCCCTCCGACAATGCGCACGGACGGGCTGCGGACCGACCCCACCCTGGCCCGCTACCTGGTCGACTTCTCATCGCCCGGGCACCAGGGGCAGCAGGCGCCGGACCCGGACGGGCGCATCCCCCACCACCGGCGTCCCTTCGGGGTGGTCGGGGAACTCGAGGGTCGGCCGGTGGGCCTGGCGTGGACCGTCTTCTTCACCGCCGAGGCGCCGGGGCCGGGATTCGTCAGTGTGGAAGCGCCGGAGCTGCGGGTGTGGGTGAGGCAGGAGTTCCGAGGGCGCGGGTTCGGTCGTACGCTCGCCGAGTCGCTGATCCTGGCGGCCAGGTCGCGCGGACTACCGGGGCTCAGCGCATGGGTCGACGCGTTCGATCCCGCCATCGGGCTGTACTTCGACCTGGGCTTCCGGACCGTCGGGGCGGGCGGTCACTCCGAGACCATGCTGCTGACGCTGCGCTGA
- a CDS encoding DNA-3-methyladenine glycosylase I, protein MSTPPPAGEPERTSSDLVIGEDGLARPVWAATDPLLRDYYDTEWGLPVRDERGMFERLTLEAFQSGLSWVTILRKRPAFRAAFDDFDPASIADYGQAEVSRLLADTGIVRNRRKIEATITNARATLALRERGGLAALVWSFRPATTPSPLRLADIPSRSPESEALAKALRGEGFVFVGPTTMFALMEAVGVVDTHLVGSHRRGSSGVWS, encoded by the coding sequence ATGTCGACCCCTCCACCCGCCGGGGAACCCGAGCGGACCTCCTCCGACCTGGTCATCGGTGAGGACGGCCTGGCCCGCCCGGTGTGGGCCGCGACGGACCCCCTGCTGAGGGACTACTACGACACCGAATGGGGCCTGCCGGTCCGCGACGAACGAGGAATGTTTGAGCGACTGACCCTGGAGGCCTTCCAGTCCGGGCTGTCCTGGGTGACCATCCTGCGCAAGCGTCCGGCCTTCCGGGCCGCCTTCGACGACTTCGATCCCGCCAGCATCGCCGACTACGGGCAGGCCGAGGTGTCCCGGCTGCTGGCGGACACGGGGATCGTCCGCAACCGCCGCAAGATCGAGGCGACGATCACCAATGCCCGGGCCACGCTCGCCCTGCGCGAGCGCGGCGGCCTCGCCGCGTTGGTGTGGTCGTTCCGCCCGGCCACGACCCCCTCGCCCCTCCGCCTCGCCGACATCCCCAGCCGCTCGCCCGAGTCCGAGGCACTGGCGAAGGCGCTGAGGGGCGAGGGGTTCGTCTTCGTCGGTCCGACGACGATGTTCGCGCTGATGGAGGCGGTCGGGGTCGTGGACACCCATCTCGTCGGGTCGCACCGGCGGGGCAGTTCCGGCGTCTGGTCGTGA
- a CDS encoding Ppx/GppA phosphatase family protein has translation MRAAGIDCGTNSLRLLLVEGEAGGEPPAEISRHLHIVRLGEGVDATGEFSDAALERTFGVLDEYAAKIRDAGVAPGHIRMAATSAARDVRNRDRFIAGVRERLGIEPDIIPGDREAELSFQGAVRGLRAAGVEVAGPVLVTDVGGGSTEFALGEPDGTMRALTSLDIGSVRLRERTLPGDPPSEAEILATRDVVDAALDASGLDFGAVREWVGVAGTVTSLMAAYLELPEYERAAIHGARMPLTALRALADQFCARTVAQLRQIPSLHPKRAEVISAGAVILERISRRLDVPGLLVSESDILDGVADWALRGR, from the coding sequence ATGCGGGCCGCGGGCATCGACTGCGGGACGAACTCCCTGCGACTGCTCCTCGTCGAGGGGGAAGCCGGCGGCGAGCCCCCCGCCGAGATCTCCCGGCACCTTCACATCGTCCGGCTGGGAGAGGGCGTCGACGCGACCGGCGAGTTCTCCGACGCGGCGTTGGAGCGCACCTTCGGTGTGCTCGACGAGTACGCCGCGAAGATCCGGGATGCGGGCGTCGCGCCCGGGCACATCCGGATGGCGGCGACGTCTGCGGCGCGGGACGTCCGCAACAGGGACCGCTTCATCGCCGGTGTCCGCGAGCGGTTGGGCATCGAACCCGACATCATCCCCGGCGACCGGGAGGCGGAGCTGTCCTTCCAGGGGGCGGTGCGCGGTCTCCGCGCGGCGGGCGTGGAGGTGGCCGGCCCGGTGCTGGTGACCGACGTCGGCGGGGGCTCGACCGAGTTCGCGCTCGGCGAGCCCGACGGCACGATGCGGGCGCTGACCTCGTTGGACATCGGCTCGGTCCGTCTACGCGAGCGTACGTTGCCCGGTGACCCGCCCAGCGAGGCGGAGATCCTCGCCACCCGCGACGTCGTCGACGCGGCGCTCGACGCTTCCGGTCTCGACTTCGGGGCGGTGCGCGAGTGGGTCGGCGTGGCGGGCACCGTGACGTCGCTGATGGCGGCGTACCTGGAACTGCCCGAGTACGAGCGGGCCGCGATCCACGGCGCCCGGATGCCGCTGACCGCCCTGCGGGCGCTGGCCGATCAGTTCTGCGCCCGGACGGTGGCACAACTGCGCCAGATCCCGTCCCTGCACCCCAAGCGGGCCGAGGTGATCAGCGCCGGGGCGGTGATCCTGGAGCGGATCTCCCGGCGCCTCGACGTGCCGGGACTGCTGGTGTCCGAGTCCGACATCCTCGATGGGGTGGCCGACTGGGCCCTGCGTGGCCGCTGA
- a CDS encoding methylated-DNA--[protein]-cysteine S-methyltransferase, with protein sequence MPGKEKRDDHRQQRSGRHRARSAPQGVREGHLHSRGAVDQSRYRAGPARSRVPYGRLPLGPLLLAATEGGLVRVAFELEGFDAVLEMLATRISPRILAAPRRLDPTARELEEYFAGTRHSFDVPVDFALSSGFRQAVQRYLPHIRYAHTLTYREVAERVGNPKATRAVGSACATNPLPIVVPCHRVVRTDGGLGGYLGGTAAKQALLALERAGTTREDEA encoded by the coding sequence ATGCCCGGGAAGGAGAAGCGCGATGATCACCGACAGCAGCGCTCCGGGCGGCACCGAGCGCGATCAGCTCCCCAGGGTGTCAGGGAAGGACATCTCCATTCTCGAGGCGCGGTTGATCAGAGCCGCTACCGAGCAGGGCCTGCTCGATCTCGCGTACCGTACGGTCGACTCCCCCTCGGTCCCCTGCTGCTGGCCGCGACGGAAGGCGGACTCGTCCGCGTCGCCTTCGAGCTGGAGGGCTTCGACGCGGTCCTCGAGATGCTGGCCACCCGGATCAGCCCACGGATCCTGGCAGCGCCGCGACGGCTCGACCCGACAGCGCGTGAACTGGAGGAGTACTTCGCCGGCACTCGGCATTCCTTCGACGTGCCGGTCGACTTCGCCCTGTCGTCCGGCTTCCGGCAGGCGGTTCAGCGCTACCTCCCCCACATCCGCTACGCGCACACGCTGACGTACCGCGAGGTCGCCGAGCGTGTCGGCAATCCGAAGGCCACCCGCGCTGTGGGGAGTGCCTGTGCCACCAATCCCCTGCCGATCGTGGTGCCCTGTCATCGCGTGGTGCGGACCGATGGCGGCCTGGGGGGATACCTGGGCGGGACGGCGGCCAAGCAGGCACTACTGGCCCTGGAACGCGCGGGGACGACGCGGGAGGATGAGGCATGA
- a CDS encoding MazG family protein, with product MGILRQDCPWDAEQTHRSLVQYLVEETMETVEAIESGEPAHLREELGDLLLQVVFHATIAAEPGGGGFDIDDIARGVADKLVARHPYVFAAEDVPEDLDATWEQRKRRLKGRTSTLEGIPQQLSAMHRASKVIGRAASHDVDLAGQGVDLPTDEITAEEVGRTVLGLVSRARASGVDPEQATRDALRRLEAAVVRAESAPGQGPESGSHVAPDTETDSEEI from the coding sequence ATGGGCATCCTGCGGCAGGACTGCCCCTGGGATGCCGAGCAGACCCATCGCTCCCTCGTCCAGTACCTGGTCGAGGAGACGATGGAGACCGTCGAGGCGATCGAGTCGGGGGAGCCGGCACACCTGCGCGAGGAACTGGGCGACCTGCTGCTGCAGGTCGTCTTCCACGCGACGATCGCGGCGGAGCCGGGTGGCGGGGGCTTCGACATCGACGACATCGCCCGCGGCGTCGCCGACAAGCTCGTCGCCCGGCACCCGTACGTCTTCGCGGCCGAGGACGTCCCCGAGGACCTCGACGCCACGTGGGAACAGCGCAAGCGCCGCCTCAAGGGCCGGACCTCCACCCTCGAGGGCATCCCGCAGCAGCTGTCCGCGATGCACCGCGCGAGCAAGGTGATCGGGCGGGCCGCGTCGCACGACGTCGACCTTGCCGGCCAGGGCGTCGACCTGCCCACCGACGAGATCACCGCGGAGGAGGTGGGCCGTACGGTCCTCGGGCTGGTCAGCCGGGCCCGGGCGAGCGGCGTCGACCCCGAACAGGCGACCCGCGACGCGCTGCGACGGCTCGAGGCCGCTGTCGTGCGGGCCGAGTCGGCTCCGGGGCAGGGTCCGGAGTCGGGGTCCCACGTCGCCCCGGACACCGAGACCGACTCCGAGGAGATCTGA
- a CDS encoding shikimate 5-dehydrogenase, giving the protein MPILNKDMTLCISLSGRPSNLGTRFHNYLYDKLGLNFIYKAFSTDDIEGAIRGVRALGIRGCSVSMPFKEAVIPLVDEMEESAAAIESVNTIVNDGGRLSASNTDYEAVASLLASHRVDPSLPVLVRGSGGMAKAVVAAFRGAGFDDLTVLARNATAGPALADKYGYRWTADDPEPGAQVLVNVTPLGMDGPQSQVQSFSDEHVAAASVVFDVVAFPAETPLVLAGRARDKQLITGAEVIALQAARQFERYTGVALTSELVAEASEFSRAE; this is encoded by the coding sequence ATGCCCATCCTGAACAAGGACATGACCCTCTGCATCTCGCTGTCGGGGCGGCCGTCCAACCTCGGTACCCGTTTCCACAACTACCTGTACGACAAGCTGGGCCTCAACTTCATCTACAAGGCGTTCTCCACCGACGACATCGAGGGGGCCATCCGGGGAGTCCGAGCGCTGGGCATCCGCGGCTGCTCGGTCTCGATGCCGTTCAAGGAGGCCGTGATCCCGCTGGTCGACGAGATGGAGGAATCGGCCGCCGCCATTGAGTCGGTCAACACGATCGTCAACGACGGTGGCCGTCTGTCGGCCTCGAACACCGACTACGAGGCGGTGGCCAGTCTGCTGGCGAGTCATCGGGTGGACCCCAGCCTGCCGGTCCTCGTGCGTGGCTCCGGCGGCATGGCCAAGGCCGTGGTCGCGGCCTTCCGCGGCGCCGGGTTCGACGACCTGACGGTGCTCGCCCGCAACGCCACCGCGGGGCCCGCCCTGGCGGACAAGTACGGCTACCGCTGGACCGCCGACGACCCCGAGCCCGGGGCCCAGGTCCTGGTGAACGTCACTCCGCTCGGCATGGACGGACCGCAGTCGCAGGTGCAGTCGTTCTCCGACGAGCACGTCGCGGCGGCGAGCGTGGTGTTCGACGTGGTGGCCTTCCCTGCCGAGACCCCGCTGGTGCTCGCGGGCCGGGCCCGGGACAAGCAGCTGATCACCGGCGCCGAGGTGATCGCCCTGCAGGCCGCTCGCCAGTTCGAGCGCTACACGGGCGTCGCGCTGACCTCGGAGCTGGTGGCCGAGGCCTCGGAGTTCTCCCGGGCCGAGTGA
- the eno gene encoding phosphopyruvate hydratase, with translation MASIEFIDAREILDSRGNPTVEVEVILDDDTQGRADVPSGASTGAFEAVELRDGDDSRYGGKGVLKAVENVIEQIAPELLGLEASEQRLIDQAMLELDGTPNKGKLGANAILGVSLAVAHAAAQSANLPLYRYVGGPSAHILPVPMMNILNGGSHADSNVDVQEFMIAPIGADSFRQALEWGARVYHSLKKVLNKKGLSTGLGDEGGFAPNLESNVAALELISEAIEACGLKPGEDIAMALDAAASEFYKNGKYVFEGAEKSSDEMIAIYADWCERFPIVSIEDPLNEEDWEGWQKMTAQLGDKVQIVGDDLFVTNVERLQRGIDDKSANAMLVKVNQIGSLTETLDAVDLAHRNGFRTMMSHRSGETEDVTIADLAVACGCGQIKSGAPARTDRVAKYNQLLRIEEELDEAAEYAGRSAFPRFTA, from the coding sequence GTGGCAAGCATCGAATTCATCGACGCCCGCGAGATTCTCGACTCGCGCGGCAACCCGACTGTCGAGGTCGAGGTCATCCTCGACGATGACACCCAGGGTCGTGCCGACGTCCCGTCCGGCGCTTCCACCGGAGCGTTCGAGGCGGTCGAGCTCCGTGACGGCGACGATTCGCGCTACGGCGGCAAGGGCGTCCTCAAGGCCGTCGAGAACGTCATCGAGCAGATCGCTCCCGAGCTGCTGGGCCTCGAGGCCTCCGAGCAGCGCCTCATCGACCAGGCGATGCTCGAGCTCGACGGCACCCCGAACAAGGGCAAGCTCGGCGCCAACGCCATCCTCGGCGTCTCGCTGGCCGTCGCCCACGCCGCCGCGCAGTCGGCGAACCTGCCGCTCTACCGCTACGTCGGCGGTCCGTCGGCGCACATCCTCCCCGTGCCGATGATGAACATCCTCAACGGCGGCTCCCACGCCGACTCCAACGTGGATGTCCAGGAGTTCATGATCGCCCCGATCGGGGCGGACTCCTTCCGCCAGGCCCTCGAGTGGGGCGCCCGCGTCTACCACTCCCTGAAGAAGGTCCTGAACAAGAAGGGCCTGTCCACCGGCCTGGGCGACGAGGGCGGCTTCGCCCCCAACCTGGAGTCCAACGTGGCCGCCCTGGAGCTGATCTCCGAGGCGATCGAGGCCTGCGGCCTGAAGCCCGGCGAGGACATCGCGATGGCGCTCGACGCCGCCGCCTCCGAGTTCTACAAGAACGGCAAGTACGTCTTCGAGGGCGCCGAGAAGAGCTCCGACGAGATGATCGCGATCTACGCCGACTGGTGCGAGCGCTTCCCGATCGTCTCCATCGAGGACCCGCTGAACGAGGAGGACTGGGAGGGCTGGCAGAAGATGACCGCCCAGCTCGGCGACAAGGTCCAGATCGTCGGCGACGACCTGTTCGTCACCAACGTCGAGCGCCTGCAGCGCGGCATCGACGACAAGTCGGCCAACGCGATGCTGGTCAAGGTGAACCAGATCGGTTCGCTCACCGAGACCCTCGACGCCGTCGACCTGGCTCACCGCAACGGCTTCCGCACGATGATGTCGCACCGCTCGGGTGAGACCGAGGACGTCACCATCGCCGACCTGGCCGTCGCTTGCGGCTGTGGCCAGATCAAGTCCGGTGCCCCGGCCCGTACGGACCGCGTCGCCAAGTACAACCAGCTGCTCCGCATCGAGGAGGAGCTGGACGAGGCCGCCGAGTACGCGGGCCGCAGCGCCTTCCCGCGTTTCACCGCGTGA
- a CDS encoding RNA polymerase sigma factor produces the protein MREPFERVVHDHGATVLRVCRAVLGPGPDADDAWSETFLAALTAWPGLGEVTNMEAWLVRVAHHKAIDITRARARRALPSAALPDEVSTIGAPGADADGDELWAEVARLPERQRLAIAYHWFGGLSHAETAELIGGSPVAVRRAASDGLRALRRRYEAGDAREGEAR, from the coding sequence ATGAGAGAACCGTTCGAACGGGTCGTGCATGACCACGGAGCCACCGTGCTCCGGGTCTGCCGCGCCGTGCTCGGCCCGGGGCCGGACGCGGACGACGCCTGGTCCGAGACGTTCCTCGCCGCGCTCACCGCGTGGCCCGGGCTGGGAGAGGTGACGAACATGGAGGCCTGGTTGGTACGGGTCGCGCACCACAAGGCGATCGACATCACCCGGGCGCGCGCCCGCCGGGCGCTGCCGAGCGCTGCGCTCCCCGACGAGGTGTCGACGATCGGGGCGCCGGGGGCCGACGCGGACGGCGATGAGCTGTGGGCCGAGGTGGCACGGCTGCCGGAGCGGCAACGCTTGGCGATCGCCTACCACTGGTTCGGCGGGCTCTCCCATGCGGAGACAGCCGAGCTGATCGGCGGGAGCCCGGTGGCGGTGCGCCGGGCCGCGTCGGACGGGCTGCGTGCCCTACGACGGCGATACGAAGCGGGCGATGCCCGGGAAGGAGAAGCGCGATGA
- a CDS encoding phosphoribosyltransferase, with amino-acid sequence MSEEHEVLTYTDFGVAVREVAQRIVDDGFVPDIIMCIARGGLPFGGALGYALDIKQITEMNVEFYTGVDERLPAPILLPPSPQPHDLRGLKVLIADDVSDTGTTLKFTQDFLQQYAAETRTAVIYEKPHTRLHADFVWRYTDRWIDFPWSTLPPVRRRRPVAAAEQGAPEGAQA; translated from the coding sequence ATGAGTGAGGAGCACGAGGTCCTGACGTACACCGATTTCGGTGTGGCCGTCCGGGAGGTCGCCCAGCGGATCGTCGACGACGGGTTCGTCCCCGACATCATCATGTGCATCGCGCGAGGCGGTCTTCCGTTCGGCGGGGCCCTCGGTTATGCCCTGGACATCAAACAGATCACCGAGATGAACGTGGAGTTCTACACCGGGGTCGACGAGCGCCTCCCGGCCCCGATCCTGCTGCCTCCCAGCCCGCAGCCGCATGACCTGCGCGGGCTCAAGGTCCTGATCGCCGACGACGTGTCCGACACCGGCACGACGCTGAAGTTCACCCAGGACTTCCTGCAGCAGTACGCGGCCGAGACGCGCACCGCGGTGATCTACGAGAAGCCGCACACGCGTCTGCACGCCGACTTCGTCTGGCGCTACACCGACCGCTGGATCGACTTCCCCTGGTCGACCCTGCCGCCGGTGAGGCGTCGCAGGCCGGTCGCGGCGGCAGAGCAGGGAGCGCCGGAGGGTGCGCAGGCCTGA
- a CDS encoding DUF501 domain-containing protein, whose product MAEPMSPEDEQLITAQLGRMPRGVVGVAWRCPCGKPGVVATAPRLPDGTPFPTTYYLTCPRATAGCSTLEASGLMVAMTDRLATDPELAAHYRQAHESYLADREALGHVEEIDGISAGGMPTRVKCLHVLAAHALAAGPGVNPLGDETLAALGEFWSRPCLEERDA is encoded by the coding sequence ATGGCCGAACCGATGAGCCCCGAGGACGAGCAGTTGATCACCGCGCAACTCGGACGGATGCCCCGGGGCGTCGTCGGCGTCGCGTGGCGCTGCCCCTGCGGCAAGCCCGGCGTCGTGGCCACCGCACCCCGGCTCCCCGATGGGACGCCCTTCCCGACCACCTACTACCTGACCTGCCCGCGCGCCACGGCAGGATGCTCGACCCTGGAGGCCTCCGGCCTGATGGTCGCGATGACCGACCGGCTGGCCACCGATCCGGAACTGGCCGCGCACTACCGGCAGGCCCACGAGTCCTATCTGGCGGATCGGGAGGCGCTCGGCCACGTCGAGGAGATCGACGGGATCAGCGCCGGCGGCATGCCGACCCGGGTGAAGTGTCTGCACGTCCTCGCTGCCCACGCACTGGCGGCGGGCCCGGGTGTCAATCCGTTGGGCGACGAGACGCTGGCGGCGTTGGGTGAGTTCTGGAGCCGTCCCTGCCTTGAGGAGCGGGACGCGTGA
- a CDS encoding FtsB family cell division protein yields the protein MPVSADAADSSAARAVGPSAALRLVLLGTVVGVLLISAAVSLQIYFRQQHQMASLGAEVTQRQQAIDELHRQLSAWDDPAYVRQQARQRLGWVMPGETGYRVIGSDGKPLEGAQLDSQRSDQATPATDAWWMKMWGSTATADRPTPATDVPVGTSTASPSPSAASPSAPSSAVSNGAKASGSATPGSARTLTSVPEGGPTP from the coding sequence GTGCCCGTTTCCGCGGACGCCGCCGACAGCTCCGCCGCGCGGGCGGTGGGACCGAGTGCAGCCCTACGGCTGGTTCTGCTCGGCACAGTCGTCGGGGTGCTGCTGATCTCGGCCGCGGTCAGCCTGCAGATCTACTTCCGCCAGCAACACCAGATGGCCTCCCTGGGCGCCGAGGTCACCCAGCGGCAGCAGGCCATCGACGAGCTCCACCGCCAGCTCTCCGCGTGGGACGACCCCGCCTACGTCCGACAGCAGGCCCGTCAGCGCCTCGGCTGGGTGATGCCGGGGGAGACCGGCTATCGGGTGATCGGATCCGACGGCAAGCCCCTCGAGGGCGCACAGCTCGACAGCCAGCGCAGCGACCAGGCCACCCCGGCCACGGACGCGTGGTGGATGAAGATGTGGGGCAGTACGGCGACGGCGGACCGCCCGACCCCGGCCACCGACGTCCCGGTCGGCACGAGCACCGCCTCACCCTCTCCGTCCGCGGCGTCCCCCTCGGCGCCGTCATCGGCCGTGTCGAACGGCGCGAAGGCCTCGGGGAGCGCGACACCAGGCTCGGCCCGTACGCTCACCTCCGTGCCGGAAGGCGGCCCCACCCCCTGA
- a CDS encoding neutral zinc metallopeptidase translates to MMKFNENADLDPSRSSSGGGGGGRIVVGGAGGLVLILVALFFGIDPANLLGGQTVDTTGGSGQNTLQNCTTVKEIKTEPECRFVAYQNSLDRYWGSVVPKFTPAERFVMFSGQTQTGCGAATAAVGPFYCPSDRMIYLDESFFSTLQQQFGATSTPAVEAYVMGHEYGHHVQNEIGVLAKVTKSGAGADSASVRSELQADCFAGVWFANATKDPKSPIAEVSEQDIREARNAAQAIGDDRIQQETSGRVDRESWTHGSSAQREKWLLQGYRTGDPNGCDTWSARTL, encoded by the coding sequence ATGATGAAGTTCAACGAGAATGCCGACCTCGATCCGTCCCGGTCCAGCTCGGGTGGCGGAGGTGGGGGCCGGATCGTCGTCGGCGGCGCGGGCGGCCTCGTCCTCATCCTCGTGGCCCTGTTCTTCGGCATCGACCCGGCCAACCTGCTGGGCGGCCAGACCGTGGACACCACCGGCGGCAGCGGGCAGAACACCCTGCAGAACTGCACGACGGTCAAGGAGATCAAGACCGAACCAGAGTGCCGCTTCGTCGCCTACCAGAACTCGCTCGACCGGTACTGGGGCTCAGTGGTGCCCAAGTTCACCCCGGCCGAGCGCTTCGTGATGTTCTCGGGCCAGACGCAGACCGGCTGTGGGGCCGCCACCGCCGCGGTGGGACCGTTCTACTGCCCCTCCGATCGGATGATCTACCTCGACGAATCGTTCTTCAGCACGCTGCAGCAACAGTTCGGCGCGACCTCGACGCCCGCCGTGGAGGCGTACGTGATGGGGCACGAGTACGGACATCACGTGCAGAACGAGATCGGTGTGCTGGCGAAGGTGACCAAGAGCGGCGCCGGCGCGGACTCGGCCTCCGTACGGTCCGAGCTGCAGGCCGACTGCTTCGCCGGTGTCTGGTTCGCCAACGCGACGAAGGACCCGAAGAGCCCGATCGCCGAGGTCAGTGAGCAGGACATCCGGGAGGCGAGGAACGCCGCGCAGGCGATCGGCGACGACCGGATCCAGCAGGAGACCTCCGGGCGGGTAGATCGCGAGTCCTGGACCCACGGGTCCTCCGCGCAACGGGAGAAGTGGCTCCTGCAGGGCTACCGCACCGGTGATCCGAACGGGTGCGACACTTGGTCTGCGCGCACCCTGTGA